The Diaphorobacter ruginosibacter genome contains a region encoding:
- a CDS encoding class I adenylate-forming enzyme family protein: protein MILVSQEKIEKFKKLGWWGDLTLWQLFQERLPTRAAQEAAVDAPNRADFASGCAQRWTWQQLADEAERFSAVLLRHGIGKDDVVLVQLPNVVEQFAVYLACARLGVVVTPVPVQYREHELAHIIEATQAVAAITLGRIGKDYEAAQVICALQARHPTLTTVLAWGEALPPGVVNLGVEPIPSVDEIRHLQATERSAPVTADDVFTICWTSGTEASPKGVPRSHNEWLVIAPSIIEAGELPQHARLLNPFPMVNMAGIATAFISFLVLGGTVVQHHPFSLPVFLQQLRTESIDYTVAPPPVLNLLLQNAALLEGIDFSRLRRIGSGSAPLSPWMVKGFAERYGVQIVNYFGSNEGAALSGNFSDIPDPELRATYFPRAGVEGFEWSISTTRKIRTRLVDPISGAEISEPGMVGELRFHGPNIFHCYWGAPEATARAFDENGYYKSGDLFEIAGDARQYYRYVGRSKDLVIRGGMNISSEEIEGLLAGVEGVREVAVVGVPDDVMGERLCACVVPDANAKVRLEAVNDYLRTQCRIAVYKLPEHLIVLDALPRNPVGKVLKRDLRALAADRCRQAA, encoded by the coding sequence ATGATCCTCGTATCACAAGAAAAAATCGAAAAGTTCAAGAAGCTGGGCTGGTGGGGCGACCTGACCTTGTGGCAGCTGTTTCAGGAACGGCTGCCAACGCGCGCGGCTCAGGAAGCCGCAGTGGACGCACCCAACCGGGCGGACTTTGCATCGGGCTGTGCTCAGCGCTGGACATGGCAGCAACTGGCAGACGAAGCAGAGCGGTTCTCGGCGGTGCTGCTTCGCCACGGCATCGGCAAGGACGATGTCGTGCTGGTGCAGTTGCCCAACGTGGTGGAGCAGTTCGCCGTCTATCTGGCCTGCGCGCGCCTGGGGGTGGTCGTCACGCCTGTGCCGGTGCAATACCGGGAGCACGAACTGGCGCACATCATCGAAGCAACCCAGGCCGTCGCGGCCATCACGCTGGGTCGCATCGGCAAGGACTACGAGGCCGCACAGGTCATCTGCGCGCTTCAGGCGCGTCACCCAACACTCACTACCGTGCTCGCATGGGGTGAAGCCCTGCCCCCTGGCGTGGTCAACCTGGGCGTCGAGCCCATCCCCTCCGTCGACGAGATCCGCCACTTGCAAGCCACGGAGCGCAGTGCCCCCGTCACGGCCGACGACGTCTTCACCATCTGCTGGACGTCGGGCACGGAAGCCAGCCCCAAAGGCGTGCCGCGCAGCCACAATGAATGGCTGGTGATCGCCCCCTCGATCATCGAAGCAGGCGAGCTTCCACAGCACGCCCGATTGCTCAATCCGTTTCCCATGGTCAACATGGCAGGCATCGCGACAGCATTCATTTCGTTTCTGGTACTGGGCGGCACGGTCGTGCAGCACCACCCTTTCTCGCTGCCGGTGTTCCTGCAGCAACTCAGGACCGAATCCATTGACTACACGGTTGCACCTCCCCCGGTGCTCAACCTCCTGCTGCAGAATGCGGCCCTGCTCGAAGGCATCGATTTCTCGCGGCTGCGTCGCATCGGCTCCGGCTCTGCTCCGCTGTCACCATGGATGGTCAAGGGCTTCGCCGAGCGCTACGGCGTGCAGATCGTGAATTACTTCGGTTCCAACGAAGGCGCGGCATTGAGTGGCAACTTCTCCGACATCCCCGACCCGGAACTGCGCGCCACCTACTTTCCACGAGCCGGTGTGGAAGGCTTCGAGTGGAGCATCAGCACCACACGCAAGATCAGGACCCGGCTGGTCGACCCCATCTCGGGGGCAGAGATCTCCGAACCCGGCATGGTGGGTGAACTGCGCTTCCATGGGCCCAATATCTTTCACTGTTACTGGGGAGCGCCCGAAGCGACTGCCCGCGCATTCGACGAGAACGGGTACTACAAGTCGGGGGATCTGTTCGAGATCGCGGGCGATGCAAGGCAATACTATCGGTACGTCGGACGCTCCAAGGATCTGGTCATCCGCGGTGGAATGAACATTTCCTCGGAAGAGATCGAGGGACTGCTCGCCGGCGTGGAAGGCGTACGCGAAGTCGCGGTGGTGGGAGTTCCGGATGACGTGATGGGTGAGAGACTCTGCGCCTGCGTAGTGCCCGACGCCAACGCCAAGGTCCGGCTCGAAGCCGTCAACGACTATCTGCGCACACAATGCCGCATCGCCGTCTACAAGCTGCCAGAGCACCTCATCGTCCTGGATGCACTGCCGCGCAACCCTGTCGGCAAGGTCCTCAAGCGCGATCTGCGTGCACTGGCCGCAGATAGATGCCGGCAAGCGGCCTGA
- the paaN gene encoding phenylacetic acid degradation protein PaaN, giving the protein MNTMTFDPMERHRALFEKAKDACRERFCWSPFPETPAQYPDHEKADALGRAAFERHCGRLFQMSDDAGGGKQAGIASEEVSPYTQKPLGTSYVHPQIDTVFTDAKQAVRSWSQATPRERIGVLLEVVDRIYREHLFEIAHAVMHTAGQSYNMAYAGSGVNALDRAIEALVYADQATSSIATSATWERKFGKTTISLQKTYRLIPRGVAVCFTCATFATWNAWPSMMASLATGNAVIVKPHPTAVLPMAISVRVFRQVLQQFGFDPNLVGMVLDSTTEPVGKILVKHPDTSIVDFTGSVKFGQWVEANAHPAICFTETAGCNTVVLESADDLEAAIRSLATTLCMFSAQMCTSPQNIYIPAAGVKTPQGMVSFDNVAERLAAAVDAIGAEPKKASMILAAIQSPATLAQMKQLREEVGDQGTVLLEPRSYAHPEYPGARTSTPMMLKVKAGAGDWYRGERFGPISFVIECRDASDALSNASSDVARHGGLTAFLYSSDEAFIARAESAYARAGAQLTINLTGPMPLNFAAAYSDYHVTGLNAAGNASLTDLSFVASRFRITQSRRPSTV; this is encoded by the coding sequence ATGAACACAATGACATTCGACCCCATGGAGCGCCATCGCGCGCTGTTTGAGAAGGCCAAGGATGCCTGTCGCGAGCGCTTCTGCTGGAGCCCCTTTCCCGAGACTCCCGCGCAGTATCCCGATCATGAGAAGGCCGACGCGCTGGGTCGAGCCGCATTCGAGCGCCATTGCGGACGGCTCTTCCAGATGAGCGACGACGCTGGCGGTGGGAAGCAGGCCGGCATCGCATCGGAGGAGGTTTCACCCTATACGCAGAAACCGCTGGGAACAAGCTACGTCCACCCGCAGATCGACACGGTCTTCACCGATGCGAAGCAGGCAGTGCGCAGCTGGTCTCAGGCCACGCCGCGGGAGCGCATCGGCGTGTTGCTGGAGGTCGTGGACCGGATCTACCGCGAACACCTCTTCGAGATCGCACATGCCGTCATGCACACAGCCGGGCAAAGCTACAACATGGCCTATGCGGGCTCGGGCGTGAACGCACTGGACCGCGCCATCGAGGCGCTGGTCTACGCAGACCAGGCCACGAGCAGCATAGCCACCAGCGCCACCTGGGAGCGCAAGTTCGGCAAGACCACCATCAGCCTTCAGAAGACCTATCGATTGATTCCGCGCGGCGTGGCGGTGTGCTTCACCTGCGCCACCTTTGCCACCTGGAACGCCTGGCCGTCGATGATGGCAAGCCTCGCCACCGGCAATGCCGTCATCGTGAAACCGCACCCGACGGCGGTGCTGCCGATGGCGATTTCGGTACGTGTGTTCAGGCAGGTACTCCAGCAGTTTGGCTTCGACCCCAACCTGGTTGGCATGGTGCTGGACAGCACGACCGAGCCCGTTGGCAAGATTCTGGTCAAGCATCCGGACACAAGCATCGTTGACTTCACGGGCAGCGTGAAGTTTGGGCAATGGGTGGAAGCCAACGCACATCCCGCGATCTGCTTCACGGAGACGGCCGGGTGCAACACCGTGGTGCTCGAGTCTGCAGACGACCTGGAAGCAGCCATCCGCAGCCTCGCAACCACCTTGTGCATGTTCAGCGCGCAGATGTGCACCAGCCCACAGAACATCTACATTCCAGCGGCCGGCGTGAAGACTCCTCAGGGCATGGTGAGTTTCGACAATGTGGCCGAACGCCTGGCCGCTGCGGTCGACGCAATCGGAGCGGAACCCAAGAAGGCGTCCATGATCCTGGCTGCGATCCAATCGCCGGCAACCCTCGCACAGATGAAGCAACTGCGCGAAGAGGTAGGCGACCAGGGAACGGTCCTGCTCGAGCCCCGCTCCTACGCCCATCCCGAATATCCCGGTGCCCGCACCAGCACCCCCATGATGCTGAAGGTGAAGGCCGGCGCAGGCGACTGGTATCGCGGTGAGCGCTTTGGCCCAATCAGCTTCGTGATCGAGTGCCGCGACGCCAGCGATGCCCTCTCCAATGCGTCCAGCGACGTGGCACGGCACGGCGGTCTGACCGCATTCCTGTACTCGAGCGACGAAGCATTCATCGCGCGCGCCGAATCGGCCTACGCTCGGGCAGGCGCGCAACTGACGATCAATCTCACCGGCCCCATGCCACTGAACTTCGCAGCTGCCTATAGCGACTATCACGTCACCGGCCTGAACGCCGCCGGCAATGCCAGCCTGACGGATCTTTCGTTCGTGGCCAGCCGCTTTCGCATCACGCAATCGCGCCGTCCTTCAACGGTCTGA
- a CDS encoding AMP-binding protein, giving the protein MRVTASDLPNFRTLGELITHAIATHPDHVAFVDADGLPTTYEQLGHKIAWLIAELRRLGLRRGDVVAQLCGNRTEMFCLMAAAYVGGFCSVTLHAMAGADDHAAILEDCKAKIFVYEHYFAERAKELRQRSASAMLCRSHDATDEDESIWGQSPHAPSPSPSPAHAHALQPVGEPEDIVRLAYTGGTTGRSKGVMLSNRAMLTNARLWLDGLEWQAGVRTLCSAPISHGAGSLIFPTLGAGGTIYLQRGFSAASWLRCVQYNHITHTFIVPTMLYALLDHADTARHGLTSLRALVYGAAPASPSRIRAALNLFGPVLVQTYGQTEAPNTILILDQQAHQRATDAQLASAGIPFPHVNVVLTGDDDRPVSTGETGELCLTGDLLMSGYHGLPEQTARTLANGLLHTGDLARMGEDGLIYIVDRKKDMIISGGFNVYPKEVEDVLGMHPDVAAAAVFGVPDPKWGEAVRAVVVPRSGASVDPHALIEFVRARKGAVCTPKSIELVDQVPLTSLGKPDKKALRNLYSSHPSRETA; this is encoded by the coding sequence ATGCGTGTCACTGCATCGGACCTGCCGAACTTCAGGACCCTGGGTGAACTGATCACGCACGCCATCGCCACCCACCCCGACCACGTGGCGTTCGTGGATGCCGATGGCCTACCCACGACGTATGAGCAGTTGGGCCACAAGATAGCCTGGCTGATCGCCGAATTGCGCCGCCTCGGCCTGCGGCGTGGCGATGTCGTCGCACAGCTCTGCGGCAACCGCACCGAGATGTTCTGCCTGATGGCTGCCGCCTATGTGGGCGGCTTCTGCTCCGTCACCCTGCATGCCATGGCGGGGGCGGATGATCATGCTGCCATTCTTGAAGACTGCAAGGCGAAGATATTCGTCTACGAACACTACTTTGCCGAGCGGGCCAAGGAACTCAGGCAACGCAGTGCTAGCGCAATGCTGTGCCGCTCCCACGACGCCACGGACGAGGATGAGAGCATCTGGGGCCAATCTCCCCATGCACCTTCACCTTCACCTTCACCTGCACATGCACATGCCCTGCAGCCGGTGGGCGAGCCCGAGGACATCGTGCGCCTTGCATACACTGGCGGCACCACCGGCCGCTCAAAGGGCGTCATGCTCAGCAACCGCGCAATGCTCACCAACGCGCGCCTGTGGCTGGATGGACTCGAATGGCAGGCCGGCGTGCGCACCCTTTGCAGTGCGCCCATTTCCCACGGTGCGGGCTCTCTGATTTTCCCCACACTGGGAGCAGGCGGCACTATTTACCTGCAGCGCGGGTTTTCAGCGGCGTCCTGGCTACGCTGCGTGCAGTACAACCACATCACGCATACCTTCATCGTCCCCACCATGCTCTATGCGCTGCTGGACCATGCGGATACCGCTCGGCATGGGTTGACCAGCCTGCGTGCGCTTGTCTACGGTGCGGCCCCTGCGTCGCCATCGCGCATCCGCGCGGCGTTGAACCTGTTCGGCCCGGTGCTGGTGCAGACCTACGGCCAGACCGAGGCACCCAACACCATACTGATTCTCGACCAGCAGGCCCACCAGCGCGCCACCGACGCTCAACTGGCATCCGCGGGCATCCCCTTCCCCCATGTGAACGTAGTGCTGACCGGTGACGATGACCGGCCCGTGTCGACAGGCGAAACCGGAGAGCTCTGCCTCACCGGCGACCTGCTCATGTCCGGCTACCACGGCCTTCCCGAGCAGACTGCGCGCACGCTGGCCAACGGGTTGCTCCATACCGGCGATCTTGCCCGCATGGGCGAAGACGGGCTGATCTACATCGTTGACCGCAAGAAGGACATGATTATCAGCGGGGGCTTCAACGTCTACCCCAAGGAAGTCGAGGACGTACTCGGAATGCACCCCGACGTGGCCGCAGCCGCCGTGTTCGGCGTGCCCGACCCGAAGTGGGGTGAAGCTGTGCGCGCCGTAGTCGTTCCGAGATCGGGCGCCAGCGTTGATCCGCACGCACTGATCGAATTCGTACGCGCCAGAAAAGGCGCGGTATGCACGCCCAAATCCATCGAGCTTGTGGATCAGGTTCCACTCACAAGTCTTGGCAAGCCTGACAAGAAGGCGCTTCGCAACCTCTACAGCTCACATCCATCGAGAGAAACAGCATGA
- a CDS encoding thiolase family protein, translating into MSDVYIVGIGMTSLGKHLDKSVKQLTGLALKTALADAGCALPDIESAWFANTRQGVLEGQHGIRGQAALRANGVQGIPIINCDNACASSSTALNQAFAALKAQQCDVALVAGTEKMNFPEKRDLMFEAFMGGMDREIASAQLRTLQLLSQALPVPDTGETGQRSVFMDSYAAMARHYMLLYGTTQRQLAAVAAKNHWHSQFNPLAQYRNPMSVDEVLADRLVSWPLTRAMCAPISDGAAALILCSERGLKKFDRRRAVRVLSSRLATGVLRAPEDFTQHVGRLAADRAYESAGVTPQDIDVVEVHDASSFAEIRHIENLGLCGFGDGGALAERGETQLGGRIPVNVSGGLVSKGHPIAATGAIQIHELVTQLRGEAGRRQVEGARLAAAENGGGFYDGEEAVAAVTILEKVA; encoded by the coding sequence GTGAGTGATGTCTATATCGTCGGCATCGGAATGACCTCGCTGGGGAAGCATCTGGACAAGTCCGTCAAGCAGCTCACCGGATTGGCTTTGAAGACAGCGCTGGCAGATGCCGGCTGTGCGCTGCCCGACATCGAATCGGCATGGTTTGCCAATACGCGTCAGGGCGTACTCGAAGGCCAGCACGGCATTCGCGGACAAGCGGCGCTGCGGGCCAACGGCGTGCAGGGCATACCCATCATCAACTGCGACAACGCATGCGCCAGCTCTTCCACCGCGCTCAACCAGGCATTTGCGGCGCTGAAGGCACAACAGTGCGACGTGGCACTGGTTGCAGGCACAGAGAAGATGAACTTCCCCGAGAAGCGCGACTTGATGTTCGAAGCCTTCATGGGGGGCATGGATCGCGAGATCGCTTCCGCTCAACTGCGCACCCTGCAGTTGCTGTCGCAGGCCCTGCCCGTTCCCGATACCGGCGAAACAGGACAGCGCAGCGTCTTCATGGACAGCTATGCCGCCATGGCACGCCACTACATGCTGCTCTATGGCACCACCCAGAGACAGCTGGCAGCCGTTGCCGCCAAGAATCACTGGCATTCGCAGTTCAACCCGCTGGCGCAATACCGCAACCCGATGTCGGTGGATGAAGTGCTCGCGGACAGGCTGGTGAGCTGGCCCCTTACGCGCGCGATGTGCGCCCCGATCAGCGACGGCGCTGCGGCCCTGATCCTGTGTTCCGAGCGCGGCCTCAAGAAGTTTGACAGGCGACGCGCGGTGCGCGTTCTGTCGTCACGGCTCGCCACGGGCGTACTACGGGCACCGGAGGATTTCACACAGCACGTCGGGCGCCTGGCGGCCGATCGTGCCTACGAAAGCGCCGGAGTCACGCCGCAAGACATTGATGTTGTGGAGGTACATGATGCATCCTCGTTCGCGGAGATCCGCCATATCGAGAACCTGGGCTTGTGCGGCTTCGGCGATGGAGGCGCGCTGGCGGAACGCGGCGAGACGCAGCTGGGCGGTCGCATCCCCGTGAATGTTTCCGGAGGGCTGGTCTCCAAAGGCCACCCGATTGCGGCAACGGGTGCGATCCAGATCCACGAACTGGTCACGCAATTGCGCGGCGAGGCAGGCCGGCGTCAGGTCGAGGGCGCGCGCCTGGCAGCGGCCGAAAACGGTGGCGGGTTCTACGACGGAGAGGAAGCCGTCGCCGCCGTCACCATTCTCGAGAAAGTGGCCTGA
- a CDS encoding IclR family transcriptional regulator, giving the protein MKNSAQGSQTVARAMGVLRLVSSHAKDGMRVQDIVDAGELSRPTVHRLLTELVECGLLMRSSQRRYFLGQFAYELGISAASHFHLREICEPFLERVAQETGDTAFLVARSGADSFCLDRKSGSFPVKVFTVEVGSRQPLGVGAAGLAILSWLPVDAFNHVMERNAALLPKYAGLSLERLQKAVAHAQEIGYSKIADFAVPGVSGVGMPVLDPAGHPVVALSVATVTARMSPEHEEQVVKVIRHETSQLRNVLLKHKVAVS; this is encoded by the coding sequence ATGAAAAATTCTGCACAAGGATCCCAGACCGTGGCGCGGGCCATGGGGGTGCTCCGCCTGGTCTCTTCGCATGCAAAGGATGGAATGCGCGTGCAGGACATCGTCGATGCAGGCGAACTGAGCCGGCCCACGGTGCACCGCCTGCTGACGGAACTGGTGGAGTGCGGCCTGCTCATGCGCTCATCACAGCGTCGCTATTTCCTTGGGCAGTTCGCATATGAGCTGGGCATCTCTGCCGCATCGCACTTTCATCTGCGGGAAATCTGCGAACCGTTCCTGGAGCGGGTGGCGCAGGAAACTGGCGACACCGCATTCCTGGTCGCGCGCAGCGGCGCGGACTCGTTCTGTCTCGATCGCAAATCCGGCAGCTTTCCCGTCAAGGTGTTCACGGTGGAGGTTGGCAGCCGCCAGCCCTTGGGGGTGGGGGCCGCAGGGCTTGCCATCCTGAGCTGGCTGCCCGTCGACGCATTCAACCATGTGATGGAGCGCAACGCCGCGCTGCTGCCCAAATACGCAGGACTGAGCTTGGAGCGGTTGCAGAAGGCCGTTGCACATGCCCAGGAGATCGGCTATTCGAAGATCGCCGATTTCGCCGTGCCGGGAGTCTCGGGTGTGGGGATGCCTGTCCTTGATCCGGCAGGCCATCCGGTAGTTGCGTTGAGTGTGGCCACCGTCACGGCACGCATGTCTCCGGAGCATGAAGAGCAGGTCGTGAAGGTCATCCGGCATGAGACTTCGCAGTTGCGCAACGTGCTTCTGAAGCACAAGGTGGCAGTGTCCTGA
- a CDS encoding carotenoid oxygenase family protein, whose translation MTVQTIRELPNLIDAGDHPYLQDAWTPLLQEVNASDLKVLEGEVPRDLDGVYLRNTQNPVFPSLGRYHPFDGDGMIHMASFRDGKVEYRNRFIATKGLTAELERGERLWAGLMEDPALSTRPGWGAHGGIKDASSTDVVVHAGRALTTYYQCGEGYRLDPQTLEQQGIPSWSPLDGISAHCKVDEHSGELLFFNYSKYPPYMHYGVVDRADKLVHFTPVPLPGPRLPHDMAFTEHFVILNDFPLFWDPELLAQGKHVVRFHRNMPSRFAVIPRRGSEADIRWFEAEPTFVLHFLNAYEDGDEIVLDGYFQDEPMPRNFEGAPAGYERMMSYLDQYKMGTHLHRWRFNLATGETTEQRLDDRVLEFGMFNQRYAGKPYRYAYSAVQVPGRFLFNGYVKHDLETGQSWQIMLPPGQFASEAPFAPRLHARAEDDGYLVSFITNENTQRSEVVLVDCQRFEAGPICRIELPHKLCSGTHSCWTNGADLRDGLLSGQC comes from the coding sequence ATGACAGTTCAAACTATTAGAGAGTTGCCCAACCTCATTGACGCCGGAGATCATCCGTACTTGCAGGATGCGTGGACTCCGCTGCTGCAAGAGGTCAATGCCTCCGACCTGAAAGTGTTGGAAGGCGAGGTGCCCCGTGATCTGGATGGCGTCTATCTGCGCAACACGCAGAACCCGGTGTTCCCGTCGCTGGGCCGGTACCACCCCTTCGATGGCGATGGAATGATCCACATGGCTTCCTTTCGTGATGGCAAGGTGGAGTACCGCAATCGATTCATCGCCACCAAGGGTTTGACCGCAGAGCTCGAGCGCGGTGAACGCCTGTGGGCGGGCCTGATGGAGGATCCCGCACTCTCCACCCGTCCGGGCTGGGGCGCGCATGGCGGTATCAAGGATGCTTCCAGCACCGACGTGGTGGTGCATGCGGGCAGGGCGCTCACCACCTACTACCAGTGCGGCGAGGGCTATCGGCTGGATCCGCAGACGCTGGAGCAGCAGGGCATCCCCTCGTGGTCGCCGCTGGACGGTATCTCCGCGCACTGCAAGGTCGACGAGCACAGCGGTGAACTGCTGTTCTTCAACTACTCCAAGTACCCGCCCTACATGCACTATGGCGTGGTGGATCGTGCTGACAAGCTGGTGCATTTCACGCCCGTGCCGCTGCCAGGGCCGCGCCTGCCACATGACATGGCCTTCACCGAGCATTTCGTCATTCTGAATGACTTCCCGTTGTTCTGGGATCCCGAACTGCTCGCACAGGGCAAGCACGTGGTGCGCTTTCACCGTAACATGCCCTCGCGCTTCGCGGTCATTCCGCGGCGCGGCAGCGAGGCGGATATCCGCTGGTTCGAGGCAGAGCCCACCTTCGTGCTGCACTTCCTGAATGCCTACGAGGACGGCGACGAGATCGTACTGGACGGCTACTTCCAGGACGAGCCCATGCCGCGCAATTTCGAGGGTGCACCTGCAGGCTACGAGCGGATGATGTCCTACCTCGACCAATACAAGATGGGTACGCACCTCCACCGCTGGCGCTTCAATCTGGCAACCGGCGAGACGACGGAGCAGCGCCTTGACGACCGCGTGCTGGAGTTCGGCATGTTCAACCAGCGCTACGCAGGCAAGCCCTATCGCTATGCCTACAGCGCGGTGCAGGTTCCGGGGCGCTTTCTTTTCAACGGCTATGTCAAGCACGACCTGGAAACCGGGCAGTCGTGGCAGATCATGCTGCCGCCGGGGCAGTTCGCCAGCGAAGCGCCGTTTGCACCACGCCTCCACGCCAGGGCGGAGGACGACGGCTATCTGGTGTCGTTCATCACCAATGAGAACACCCAGCGTTCCGAAGTGGTGCTTGTCGATTGCCAGCGTTTCGAAGCAGGGCCGATATGCCGCATCGAGTTGCCCCACAAGCTGTGCAGTGGCACCCATTCGTGCTGGACCAATGGCGCCGACCTGCGGGACGGGCTGCTCTCGGGGCAGTGCTGA